The proteins below come from a single Sphingomicrobium sediminis genomic window:
- a CDS encoding LolA family protein, whose amino-acid sequence MSHFLRNGAIAASAVAMVAAPVVAQSERRATISEVEQHLAQTRSLSANFTQTNEKNQSFRGTLALKRPGKIKFDFGTSANMTLVSENDRLYFLDYDVNQKDSWSIRNSPLSVLLESNPDLDRIAEVLPTNDPRVVLVKARDARRPEFGTLILSFTKSSAGPAGLRLEGWVAIDAQGKRTNISLSGQRYNGSIPDSRFAYRDID is encoded by the coding sequence ATGAGCCATTTTCTTCGCAACGGCGCAATTGCCGCTTCCGCCGTCGCCATGGTCGCCGCACCGGTCGTCGCGCAGAGCGAGCGCCGCGCCACGATCAGCGAGGTCGAACAGCATCTCGCCCAGACCCGTTCGCTGAGCGCGAACTTCACCCAGACCAACGAGAAGAATCAGAGCTTCCGCGGCACGCTGGCGCTGAAACGCCCGGGCAAGATCAAGTTCGACTTCGGCACCAGCGCCAACATGACGCTCGTTTCCGAGAACGACCGCCTCTACTTCCTCGATTATGACGTGAACCAGAAGGATAGCTGGTCGATCCGCAACTCGCCGCTGTCGGTCTTGCTCGAAAGCAATCCCGATCTCGACCGTATCGCCGAAGTGTTGCCGACCAACGACCCGCGCGTCGTTCTCGTCAAGGCCCGCGATGCGCGTCGTCCCGAATTCGGCACGCTCATCCTGTCCTTCACCAAGAGCTCGGCCGGCCCTGCGGGCCTCCGCCTCGAAGGCTGGGTCGCGATCGATGCCCAGGGCAAGCGCACCAATATCAGCCTGTCGGGCCAGCGCTATAATGGCAGCATCCCCGACAGCCGCTTCGCCTATCGCGACATCGACTAG
- the xth gene encoding exodeoxyribonuclease III has product MPSLKIASWNINSVRARPDLVSRFLEEADPDILCLQETKAHNDVFPRKFFEERGYPHIALNGQKMHHGVGTISKVPLEEDLRHDWQDNGEARHIGVRVAGKFRLENVYVPAGGDVPDRDVNPKFGQKLDFLGRMTEWGQKLAEPTLLVGDFNIAPLECDVWSHKQLLNVVSHTPIEVETLQRFKDSHDWVDLGRKFIPAPERCFTWWSYRSPDYTKNDRGRRLDHMWCSPTLEDKVTGHEVHEPVRGWEKPSDHVPLVCEVQL; this is encoded by the coding sequence TTGCCTTCTCTCAAAATTGCCAGCTGGAATATCAATTCGGTGCGCGCACGGCCGGATCTCGTCTCGCGCTTTCTCGAGGAAGCCGATCCCGACATTCTATGCCTCCAAGAAACCAAGGCGCATAACGACGTCTTCCCGCGCAAATTCTTCGAAGAGCGCGGCTATCCGCACATCGCGCTGAATGGGCAAAAGATGCATCACGGGGTGGGGACGATTTCCAAGGTCCCGCTCGAAGAGGACCTGCGGCACGACTGGCAGGACAATGGCGAAGCGCGCCATATTGGTGTTCGCGTGGCCGGCAAGTTCCGCCTCGAAAATGTCTACGTACCCGCTGGCGGGGACGTTCCGGACCGTGACGTCAACCCGAAATTTGGCCAGAAACTGGACTTTCTGGGTCGTATGACGGAGTGGGGCCAAAAGTTGGCTGAGCCGACTTTGCTGGTCGGTGACTTCAACATTGCGCCCTTGGAATGTGACGTCTGGAGCCACAAGCAATTGCTCAACGTCGTGAGCCATACGCCGATCGAGGTCGAGACGCTGCAGCGCTTCAAGGATTCGCACGATTGGGTCGATCTGGGGCGCAAGTTCATCCCGGCGCCCGAGCGCTGCTTCACTTGGTGGAGCTACCGATCGCCCGACTACACCAAGAATGATCGCGGCCGTCGTCTCGACCATATGTGGTGCTCGCCGACGCTCGAAGACAAGGTTACCGGCCACGAAGTGCACGAACCGGTGCGCGGCTGGGAAAAGCCGTCCGATCACGTGCCTTTGGTGTGCGAGGTACAGCTTTGA
- the ribA gene encoding GTP cyclohydrolase II — protein MSEAFPVERAVARLRLGRPVTLEDGRDTLTFVAVETASAALVEETGEGAGLILSGQRGAALGLCNQKGAANASNPVRLRMEPWLDLETMQRLVDPAGDFERAPIGPLTCTDGSALDSAAIRLLLHAGLMPAALVVNVEADALPVEKLAEARGKMTQVSRAKLPVDDLPESQIAVFRDGITGAEHAALIVGAFGGEPPLVRLHSECLTGDVFGSLKCDCGPQLKAALDIIGAAGGGVLLYLRQEGRGIGLGNKIRAYALQDRGLDTVDANRRLGFGDDERDYGIAAAMLRELGIDKVRLLTNNPNKMAGLEGEGVTVTERVAHHMPTNPHNADYIATKKARSGHLD, from the coding sequence TTGAGCGAGGCCTTTCCGGTCGAACGGGCAGTTGCCCGGCTTCGGCTGGGACGGCCGGTGACGCTTGAAGATGGCCGTGACACGCTGACCTTCGTGGCAGTGGAGACTGCCAGCGCGGCGTTGGTCGAAGAAACGGGCGAGGGTGCAGGGCTTATCCTCAGCGGCCAGCGCGGCGCTGCGTTGGGGCTTTGCAACCAGAAGGGCGCGGCCAATGCCAGCAACCCGGTGCGCCTGCGCATGGAGCCATGGCTCGATCTTGAGACCATGCAGCGCCTCGTCGATCCAGCCGGCGACTTCGAACGTGCGCCGATCGGGCCGCTGACCTGCACCGACGGATCCGCACTCGATTCCGCGGCAATCCGCCTGCTGCTCCATGCTGGGCTGATGCCCGCGGCATTGGTCGTGAATGTTGAGGCAGACGCGCTTCCGGTAGAGAAATTGGCGGAAGCCCGCGGGAAAATGACGCAGGTCTCCAGAGCAAAACTGCCGGTCGATGATCTGCCGGAAAGCCAGATCGCCGTATTTCGCGACGGGATCACGGGGGCCGAGCATGCGGCGCTGATCGTCGGGGCCTTTGGCGGGGAGCCGCCTTTGGTGCGCCTGCACAGCGAGTGTCTGACCGGCGACGTGTTCGGCAGCCTCAAATGCGATTGCGGGCCGCAGCTCAAGGCGGCGCTCGACATCATTGGCGCGGCGGGAGGCGGTGTGCTGCTCTATCTGCGCCAGGAAGGGCGCGGCATCGGGCTCGGCAACAAGATCCGCGCCTACGCCCTGCAGGATCGGGGCCTCGATACGGTCGATGCCAATCGTCGACTCGGCTTTGGCGATGACGAGCGCGACTATGGCATTGCTGCAGCGATGCTACGCGAGCTAGGGATCGACAAGGTGCGATTGCTGACCAACAATCCCAACAAGATGGCGGGGCTGGAGGGCGAGGGTGTGACGGTCACCGAACGCGTGGCGCATCACATGCCCACCAATCCGCACAATGCCGACTATATCGCGACCAAGAAGGCGCGATCGGGCCATCTCGATTAA
- a CDS encoding YggS family pyridoxal phosphate-dependent enzyme, whose protein sequence is MASIQDIQDQIALAAKRAGRKDLPTLIAVSKKHDADAIRPLLEAGHRDFGESRVQEAQDKWPGLLEEYPDARVHMIGQLQSNKAADAMALCASIHSLDRMSLLKSITKEAEKTGNCPDLFVQVNIGGEEQKGGVAVDGLGDFLAKVRERELPLKGLMCIPPADLEASPFFALMAELARRHDVTGLSMGMSGDYEDAVMLGATHLRIGSAIFGERPA, encoded by the coding sequence ATGGCCAGCATCCAAGACATTCAGGACCAGATCGCCCTGGCCGCCAAGCGAGCCGGGCGAAAAGACCTTCCGACATTGATCGCCGTGTCGAAAAAGCATGACGCGGACGCGATCCGCCCGTTGCTCGAAGCCGGGCATCGTGATTTCGGGGAAAGTCGCGTGCAGGAAGCGCAGGATAAGTGGCCCGGGCTGCTCGAAGAGTATCCCGATGCCCGCGTCCACATGATCGGGCAATTGCAGTCGAACAAGGCAGCCGATGCGATGGCGCTATGTGCCTCGATCCACTCGCTTGACCGGATGAGCCTGCTCAAGTCGATCACCAAGGAGGCGGAAAAGACCGGCAACTGCCCCGATCTTTTCGTCCAAGTGAATATCGGCGGCGAGGAGCAGAAAGGCGGCGTGGCGGTCGATGGGCTCGGCGATTTTCTCGCCAAAGTCCGCGAGCGTGAGCTGCCCCTCAAGGGACTCATGTGCATTCCGCCCGCCGACCTCGAAGCCTCGCCCTTCTTTGCCCTGATGGCAGAGCTGGCGCGACGTCATGACGTCACCGGCCTCTCGATGGGGATGTCTGGCGATTATGAGGATGCGGTGATGCTGGGAGCGACCCACTTGCGCATCGGCTCGGCGATCTTCGGGGAGCGTCCCGCTTAA
- a CDS encoding thiamine phosphate synthase, producing MPPRQTFFTDERVAHDEMIAILERLPQGSGVVFRHDGLPGLNRIRLGQKVAEICHSRGLVLSVAGEVSLAHLLNAKMVHRPAQDPEGLPFSLPVHDEAEARDARERGADLIYVSPVFATQSHPGAPHLGLERAKQLAEMAGCPAIALGGMDETRFAELSGFAGWAGIGAFAA from the coding sequence ATGCCGCCTCGCCAGACCTTCTTTACCGACGAACGCGTCGCGCATGACGAGATGATCGCAATTCTCGAGAGATTGCCGCAGGGGAGCGGGGTCGTCTTTCGCCACGACGGGCTGCCGGGGCTCAATCGTATTCGCCTTGGGCAGAAAGTGGCTGAAATTTGCCATAGCAGAGGGCTGGTTCTGTCGGTTGCAGGGGAAGTCTCACTGGCCCACCTGCTGAATGCAAAGATGGTGCACCGGCCGGCACAAGATCCCGAAGGCCTTCCCTTCAGCCTGCCTGTCCATGACGAAGCCGAAGCGCGTGATGCGCGCGAGCGCGGCGCCGACTTGATCTACGTTTCGCCTGTCTTCGCCACGCAATCGCATCCGGGTGCGCCACATCTGGGCCTCGAACGCGCGAAGCAGCTCGCAGAAATGGCGGGATGTCCGGCCATCGCGCTAGGCGGCATGGACGAGACGAGATTTGCTGAATTGTCGGGATTTGCCGGCTGGGCCGGCATAGGCGCATTCGCGGCCTAG
- a CDS encoding DUF3576 domain-containing protein — MKSPLLATGIAGAALALSSCGGGNNVAPVAMAPADMTQIGVNAFLWQAAVDTLSFAPLLQANSSDGIVLTDWYSSPGAPNERIKVTAAILDAQLRADAIRVTAIKQVNQNGNWVEAPVTAATVQKLEDIILTRARDIRRTTIAPAG; from the coding sequence ATGAAATCGCCCCTTCTCGCGACCGGAATTGCCGGTGCGGCGCTTGCTCTTTCCTCCTGCGGTGGCGGCAACAATGTCGCTCCCGTGGCGATGGCGCCGGCGGACATGACCCAGATCGGGGTCAACGCCTTCCTCTGGCAGGCGGCGGTCGACACCTTGTCCTTCGCTCCGCTGCTGCAGGCGAACTCGTCGGACGGCATCGTGCTCACCGACTGGTATTCGAGCCCGGGTGCACCCAACGAGCGGATCAAGGTCACCGCGGCGATCCTCGATGCGCAGCTGCGCGCCGATGCCATCCGCGTCACCGCGATCAAGCAGGTCAATCAGAACGGCAATTGGGTCGAGGCGCCGGTCACCGCCGCCACCGTCCAGAAGCTGGAAGACATCATCCTGACCCGCGCCCGCGACATTCGCCGCACGACCATCGCACCCGCAGGATAA
- the leuS gene encoding leucine--tRNA ligase codes for MTERFDAAAAQKRWQDRWEAEGTFHAGDDPAKPKAYILEMFPYPSGRIHMGHVRNYTMGDVLARYKRMKGFDVLHPMGWDAFGMPAENAAMERKVHPGTWTYQNIDAMRGQLKRLGFALDWSRELATCDPEYYGHEQALFLDLLDAGLVYRKESEVNWDPVDMTVLANEQVIDGKGWRSGAPVERKKLSQWFFRITKFADELLEGLGTLDRWPEKVRLMQENWIGKSQGLEFSFDLDEAKGGIEDVRVFTTRPDTIFGSSFVAIAADHPLAQAIAADNPEAAAFIEKVKKGGTSAAEIETQEKEGYNTGIGAVHPLDPEWKLPVFIANFVLMDYGTGAVFGVPAHDQRDFEFASKYGLPINRVVAPSTEEADKPVGDEADTDPGVAVNSRFLDGMDTEAAKAAIVERAEKEGWGEGQTVFRLRDWGVSRQRYWGTPIPIIHCDSCGPVGVPRDQLPVKLPEDVSFDIPGNPLDRHETWKHVDCPECGGKARRETDTLDTFVDSSWYFMRFASQPEGEPFAEDEVNRWLAVDQYIGGVEHAILHLLYARFITRALASIGKVGVKEPFAGLFTQGMVTHETYKSLDGRWLGPDEIGVGEDGMMVELATKTEIERGRVEKMSKSKRNVVDPDPMVERYGVDAVRWFMLSDSPPERDLEWSEGGIEGANRFVQRVWKLAGTVRTGEGEDKALDRKRHQAIAAVTDAIENLQFNKAIAALYELVGTIEKAQNSATRDDVIDTMLLLVEPMAPHLAEEAHAMRGGAQMLATSAWPTHDPSKLVEDEATIVVQVNGKLRDKMIVPRGMAKDEVEAKALGLEKIRAQLGGNAPKKVIVVPDRLVNIVA; via the coding sequence ATGACCGAGCGCTTCGACGCGGCCGCAGCCCAGAAACGCTGGCAGGATCGTTGGGAAGCGGAGGGCACGTTCCACGCCGGTGACGATCCGGCCAAGCCCAAGGCCTATATCCTTGAGATGTTCCCCTATCCGTCGGGGCGCATCCATATGGGCCACGTCCGCAATTACACGATGGGTGACGTCCTCGCGCGCTACAAGCGCATGAAGGGCTTCGACGTCCTGCACCCCATGGGGTGGGACGCGTTCGGCATGCCCGCCGAAAATGCCGCGATGGAGCGCAAGGTCCATCCGGGCACATGGACCTACCAGAATATCGACGCGATGCGCGGGCAGTTGAAACGGCTCGGCTTCGCGCTCGACTGGAGCCGCGAGCTCGCCACCTGCGACCCCGAATATTACGGGCACGAACAGGCGCTGTTCCTCGACCTGCTCGATGCCGGCCTCGTCTATCGCAAGGAGAGCGAGGTCAATTGGGACCCGGTCGACATGACCGTGCTTGCCAACGAACAGGTGATCGACGGCAAGGGTTGGCGCTCGGGCGCCCCGGTCGAGCGCAAGAAACTGAGCCAATGGTTCTTCCGCATCACCAAGTTCGCCGACGAGCTGCTCGAAGGTCTCGGCACGCTGGATCGCTGGCCCGAAAAGGTCCGGCTGATGCAGGAAAACTGGATCGGCAAGAGCCAGGGCCTCGAATTCTCCTTCGACCTCGACGAGGCCAAAGGCGGGATCGAGGATGTGCGCGTCTTCACCACGCGTCCCGACACCATTTTCGGATCGAGCTTCGTCGCCATTGCGGCCGACCATCCGCTGGCACAGGCGATCGCTGCGGATAATCCCGAAGCCGCCGCCTTCATCGAGAAGGTGAAGAAGGGCGGCACCAGTGCGGCTGAGATCGAGACGCAGGAGAAGGAAGGCTACAATACCGGCATCGGCGCGGTGCATCCGCTCGATCCGGAATGGAAGCTTCCCGTCTTCATCGCCAATTTCGTCCTGATGGATTACGGCACCGGCGCCGTCTTCGGCGTGCCCGCGCACGACCAGCGCGACTTCGAATTTGCCAGCAAATATGGCCTGCCCATCAACCGCGTCGTCGCGCCCTCGACCGAAGAGGCCGACAAGCCGGTTGGCGACGAGGCCGACACGGATCCCGGTGTCGCGGTCAATTCGCGCTTCCTCGACGGCATGGACACGGAGGCCGCCAAGGCCGCCATCGTCGAACGCGCCGAAAAGGAAGGCTGGGGCGAGGGACAGACTGTGTTCCGCCTGCGCGACTGGGGCGTCAGCCGCCAGCGTTATTGGGGCACGCCCATCCCGATCATCCATTGCGACAGCTGTGGTCCGGTCGGCGTCCCGCGCGACCAACTCCCGGTCAAGCTGCCCGAGGATGTCAGCTTCGACATTCCGGGCAACCCGCTCGACCGTCACGAGACGTGGAAGCATGTCGACTGCCCCGAATGCGGCGGCAAGGCGCGGCGCGAGACCGACACGCTCGACACGTTCGTGGATTCCTCTTGGTATTTCATGCGCTTCGCCAGCCAGCCCGAAGGCGAGCCCTTCGCCGAAGACGAGGTCAATCGCTGGCTCGCGGTCGATCAATATATTGGCGGCGTCGAGCATGCGATCCTGCACCTGCTCTATGCGCGCTTCATTACCCGCGCGCTCGCTTCGATCGGCAAGGTCGGTGTAAAGGAGCCTTTCGCCGGCCTGTTCACGCAGGGCATGGTGACCCACGAAACCTACAAGAGCCTGGACGGTCGCTGGCTCGGGCCCGATGAAATTGGCGTCGGCGAGGACGGCATGATGGTCGAACTCGCCACCAAGACCGAGATCGAACGCGGCCGCGTCGAGAAAATGTCCAAGTCCAAGCGCAACGTGGTCGATCCCGATCCGATGGTCGAACGCTATGGCGTCGATGCGGTGCGCTGGTTCATGCTCTCCGACAGCCCACCCGAACGCGACCTCGAATGGTCGGAAGGCGGCATCGAGGGCGCCAACCGTTTTGTCCAGCGTGTCTGGAAGCTGGCCGGCACCGTCCGCACCGGCGAAGGCGAGGACAAGGCGCTCGACCGCAAGCGGCACCAGGCCATCGCGGCTGTCACCGATGCAATCGAGAATCTCCAGTTCAACAAGGCCATCGCGGCGCTTTACGAGCTGGTCGGTACGATCGAAAAAGCCCAGAATTCCGCCACGCGCGATGACGTCATCGATACTATGCTTTTGCTCGTCGAGCCAATGGCGCCCCATCTTGCGGAAGAGGCTCATGCGATGCGCGGCGGGGCGCAAATGCTCGCCACGTCGGCTTGGCCCACGCACGACCCGTCCAAGCTGGTCGAGGATGAGGCGACGATCGTAGTCCAGGTCAACGGCAAGCTGCGCGACAAGATGATCGTGCCGCGGGGGATGGCCAAGGATGAGGTGGAAGCCAAGGCACTGGGCCTCGAGAAGATCCGGGCGCAGCTTGGCGGAAATGCACCCAAGAAGGTGATCGTGGTGCCTGATCGACTGGTGAATATCGTCGCATGA
- the lptE gene encoding LPS assembly lipoprotein LptE: MKRLAALMILAAPLLASCGLRPLYADPSVGSPIGSLEQIVVGPIDERAGWLLRNALVDRLSGPENVAEPRYRLDVRIDDEITRFGLRGDAGATRERRTLRARYQLVDLATGETLLDATAGSDAGIDITSSEYATLAAEQTAVERLAAEVADDMVARLALYFRRSAE; encoded by the coding sequence ATGAAACGACTCGCCGCCCTCATGATCCTTGCCGCACCGCTTCTGGCATCATGCGGGCTGCGGCCGCTCTATGCCGACCCTTCGGTGGGCTCGCCGATCGGATCGCTCGAGCAGATCGTCGTGGGCCCGATCGACGAACGTGCAGGCTGGCTGCTGCGCAATGCCCTTGTCGACCGCCTTTCGGGGCCGGAAAATGTCGCCGAGCCGCGCTATCGTCTCGATGTGCGGATCGACGACGAGATTACACGCTTCGGGCTGCGCGGTGACGCGGGCGCAACACGTGAGCGCCGAACCCTGCGTGCGCGCTACCAGTTGGTCGACCTCGCTACCGGGGAAACCTTGCTCGACGCGACAGCGGGCAGCGATGCCGGTATCGACATTACCAGTTCGGAATATGCCACGCTGGCCGCCGAACAGACGGCCGTCGAACGACTTGCAGCGGAAGTCGCCGACGACATGGTCGCGCGGCTCGCCCTCTATTTCCGCCGGTCGGCCGAGTGA
- the holA gene encoding DNA polymerase III subunit delta — protein sequence MKAKSNEFGRFLSGNAAPLRLYLFYGVDDAGSSALAGKLASSLEGEKEMLDPNGLKSDPGKLVDEAAGAGLFGDKKILWIEPVGNEFHPAAEALLGAPATEHPVIAIAGNLTRASKLLKLIEPHQEAISVISYAPSARDIERDIEQMLGEEGLRAEAGVAQRLAASCDLNRMIARREIEKAKLYVGEGSLLDHEVLDAIGADYGETQWLAVGDAAMDGDLDAVEQALCALSPQASEATPLLRALQRRIQQLAPMSARIAGGERLDQVIASQGKVLFWKDKPLIQRLLRRWSAPALARLAERVADAERKVMLEPGARRAALGEELLAIARASRRMAR from the coding sequence GTGAAGGCGAAATCCAACGAATTTGGCCGTTTTCTGAGCGGAAACGCCGCTCCCCTCCGGCTCTATCTCTTCTATGGCGTGGATGATGCAGGCTCGTCGGCGCTGGCCGGCAAACTGGCCTCCTCGCTCGAGGGCGAGAAAGAAATGCTAGACCCCAACGGATTGAAATCGGATCCGGGCAAGCTGGTCGACGAGGCTGCTGGAGCAGGCCTATTCGGCGACAAGAAGATTCTGTGGATTGAGCCGGTAGGCAACGAATTTCATCCCGCCGCAGAGGCCCTGTTGGGCGCGCCTGCAACCGAGCATCCCGTCATCGCCATCGCTGGCAACCTTACGCGCGCCAGCAAGCTGCTGAAACTCATCGAGCCGCATCAGGAAGCCATTTCAGTCATCAGCTACGCGCCCAGCGCGCGCGATATCGAACGCGATATCGAACAGATGCTCGGCGAAGAGGGTCTGCGAGCGGAAGCTGGCGTGGCGCAGCGCCTGGCGGCTTCCTGCGACCTCAACCGCATGATTGCCCGGCGCGAGATCGAGAAGGCCAAGCTCTACGTGGGCGAAGGCAGCCTACTCGATCACGAAGTGCTGGACGCGATCGGGGCCGATTATGGCGAGACCCAATGGCTCGCGGTCGGTGATGCTGCAATGGATGGCGATCTCGACGCGGTAGAGCAGGCATTATGTGCGCTGTCTCCCCAGGCATCCGAAGCAACACCATTGCTTCGAGCCCTGCAACGCCGCATCCAGCAGCTGGCCCCGATGAGTGCGCGTATCGCCGGGGGTGAACGCCTCGACCAGGTCATTGCATCGCAGGGTAAGGTGTTGTTTTGGAAGGACAAACCCTTGATCCAGCGCCTGCTGCGCCGCTGGTCTGCACCGGCATTGGCGCGGCTCGCTGAGCGGGTCGCAGATGCCGAGCGCAAGGTCATGCTGGAGCCCGGCGCGCGACGCGCTGCCCTGGGCGAGGAACTGTTGGCGATCGCGCGAGCGAGCCGGCGGATGGCGCGCTAA
- a CDS encoding ParB/RepB/Spo0J family partition protein encodes MKRPVGLGRGLSALIEDGKQADNARGGVATLPIDKISPNPDQPRRHFDEGALEELAQSIAERGVLQPILVRNHDGGYQIIAGERRWRAAQQAQLHEIPAIIRDSDDGNTAELALIENVQREDLNALEEAKAYAALADQYGHSQADIGRIVGKSRSHVANLVRLLDLPEDVQSMLIDGDLSMGHARALIGADEAVALAKQVISQGLSVRETEKLVKSGPKGAQSSSSASSSAGNPDIEALERQLGDLLGLKVKVAHGKNGGKVQLSYRTLDQLDLICQRLTGEQI; translated from the coding sequence ATGAAACGTCCCGTAGGTCTCGGTCGCGGCCTGTCCGCGTTGATCGAAGACGGCAAGCAGGCCGACAATGCTCGCGGTGGCGTGGCGACGCTGCCGATCGACAAGATATCGCCCAATCCCGACCAACCGCGTCGCCATTTCGATGAAGGTGCGCTTGAAGAATTGGCCCAATCGATTGCCGAGCGTGGCGTGCTGCAGCCGATCCTCGTTCGTAACCATGATGGTGGCTATCAGATCATTGCCGGCGAACGTCGGTGGCGTGCTGCGCAGCAGGCGCAACTCCATGAAATCCCAGCGATTATTCGCGACAGTGACGATGGCAATACGGCCGAGCTGGCGCTGATCGAAAATGTGCAGCGCGAGGATTTGAACGCGCTGGAAGAAGCCAAGGCCTATGCCGCGCTCGCCGATCAATATGGTCATAGCCAGGCCGATATCGGCCGTATCGTTGGCAAGTCGCGCAGCCATGTCGCCAATCTTGTTCGCCTACTGGACCTTCCCGAAGATGTGCAGTCGATGTTGATCGATGGTGACCTCAGCATGGGCCATGCGCGCGCGCTAATCGGTGCCGACGAAGCCGTGGCATTGGCGAAGCAGGTCATTTCGCAAGGCCTCTCCGTCCGCGAGACTGAAAAGCTGGTGAAGAGCGGGCCGAAAGGAGCGCAAAGCTCGTCGTCAGCGTCGTCGTCGGCAGGAAATCCCGATATCGAAGCGCTGGAACGGCAGCTTGGCGACCTTCTGGGACTCAAGGTCAAGGTGGCCCATGGCAAGAATGGCGGCAAAGTGCAGCTCAGCTATCGCACGCTCGATCAGCTCGACCTGATCTGTCAGCGCCTGACGGGCGAACAGATTTAG
- a CDS encoding ParA family protein: MISIAIANQKGGVGKTTTAINLATALAAIGRNVLLIDLDPQGNASTGLGVSPSERIHSSYDLLVNDVAAETAALETKVPRLDLIPATVDLSGAEVEMVDLEDRAHRLVNALNGARAGRWDICLIDCPPSLGLLTVNALVAAKHLIVPLQTEFFALEGLSQLLKTVERVSASANPDLSILGIALTMYDRRNKLSQHVADDVRACLGDKVLDTVVPRNVRVSEAPSHGLPALVYDMKCPGSAAYLKLAREVIGRLPNLAPAEAA; this comes from the coding sequence ATGATCTCGATTGCGATAGCGAACCAGAAGGGCGGTGTCGGCAAGACCACGACCGCGATCAACCTGGCCACGGCGCTGGCGGCAATCGGGCGTAATGTCCTCCTGATCGACCTCGATCCGCAGGGGAATGCCAGCACCGGCCTCGGTGTATCGCCGTCCGAGCGTATTCACTCCAGCTACGATCTTCTGGTCAATGACGTCGCGGCCGAGACGGCAGCGCTGGAAACCAAGGTCCCACGCCTCGATCTCATCCCGGCAACCGTGGATCTGTCGGGCGCCGAAGTCGAGATGGTCGATCTCGAGGATCGTGCCCATCGCCTCGTCAACGCGCTCAATGGCGCTCGTGCAGGCCGTTGGGACATCTGCCTGATCGATTGCCCTCCTTCGCTCGGCCTTCTGACAGTGAATGCCTTGGTGGCCGCGAAACATCTGATCGTCCCGCTGCAGACCGAGTTTTTTGCGCTTGAAGGCCTATCGCAGCTGCTCAAGACTGTCGAACGCGTGTCTGCGAGCGCCAATCCCGACCTCTCGATCCTCGGCATTGCCCTCACCATGTACGATCGCCGCAACAAACTCTCTCAGCATGTCGCAGACGATGTCCGGGCGTGTCTTGGTGACAAGGTGCTCGACACGGTTGTCCCTCGCAACGTGCGTGTTTCCGAAGCCCCGAGTCACGGCCTGCCAGCCCTCGTTTACGACATGAAATGCCCAGGAAGCGCGGCTTATCTCAAGCTTGCCCGCGAGGTGATCGGCCGACTGCCCAATCTCGCACCGGCGGAGGCTGCCTGA
- the rsmG gene encoding 16S rRNA (guanine(527)-N(7))-methyltransferase RsmG: protein MFADRLSEAAKRPVSRETSERVEDFARLLVEENQRQNLISRASEADLLDRHILDGAQLLRYDEREDARWIDIGTGPGLPGLVIALLHKGPVELIEPRPLRTAFLERMVTQFELGDRVAVHQGKAAAVNMPGDVITARAVASLTKFLDLSHHLSTEKTRWVLPKGRKALAELEEAKRFWQADFRVKKSLTDPDARIIIVERPKRKGRR from the coding sequence ATGTTCGCTGATCGGCTCTCCGAGGCCGCCAAGAGGCCTGTTTCACGTGAAACATCCGAAAGGGTGGAGGATTTTGCTCGCTTGCTGGTCGAGGAGAACCAGCGGCAAAACCTTATTTCAAGGGCGAGTGAAGCAGATCTGCTTGATCGTCATATCCTGGATGGTGCCCAGCTCCTTCGATATGATGAACGCGAGGATGCGCGTTGGATCGACATCGGGACGGGTCCGGGTTTACCTGGACTGGTCATCGCCCTCCTGCACAAAGGACCGGTCGAATTGATAGAGCCTCGCCCCCTGCGAACCGCTTTCCTCGAGCGAATGGTCACGCAGTTCGAGCTCGGAGACCGAGTCGCGGTCCATCAGGGCAAGGCAGCTGCAGTCAACATGCCCGGCGACGTGATTACAGCACGTGCAGTCGCGTCCCTGACGAAATTCCTCGACCTTTCCCACCATCTATCCACAGAAAAAACGCGATGGGTGCTTCCGAAGGGACGAAAGGCGCTTGCCGAACTGGAAGAAGCGAAACGCTTCTGGCAAGCTGACTTCCGAGTGAAAAAGAGCCTGACCGACCCTGATGCGCGTATCATCATCGTCGAACGGCCAAAGCGGAAGGGGCGACGATGA